From Cannabis sativa cultivar Pink pepper isolate KNU-18-1 chromosome 8, ASM2916894v1, whole genome shotgun sequence, a single genomic window includes:
- the LOC115700227 gene encoding protein FAR-RED IMPAIRED RESPONSE 1-like, which translates to MSHVALQSGGYERMPCQLRDVYNRVAGSKQEEKIETDSEGELGFLDCLAEKDPNFFVVYQVDEENRLANLFWTDGNSRMDYVAFGDVLGFDTTYMTNEYNKPLTFLIGVNHHFNTCIFGFALLLHEKLPSYCWLL; encoded by the coding sequence ATGTCTCatgttgctttgcaaagtggagGTTACGAGAGAATGCCATGTCAACTTCGAGATGTGTACAACAGGGTTGCTGGTTCGAAGCAAGAAGAGAAGATAGAGACGGACTCAGAAGGGGAGCTGGGATTTCTTGATTGTCTCGCAGAGAAGGATCCAAATTTCTTCGTTGTCTATCAGGTTGACGAGGAGAATCGATTGGCTAACTTATTCTGGACAGATGGAAACTCACGCATGGACTATGTGGCTTTTGGGGATGTACTAGGATTTGACACAACCTACATGACAAATGAGTACAATAAGCCCCTCACTTTTCTCATTGGCGTCAACCACCATTTCAACACATGCATCTTCGGGTTTGCTCTCCTCCTCCACGAGAAGCTTCCATCATATTGTTGGCTACTTTAA
- the LOC133030073 gene encoding uncharacterized protein LOC133030073 has translation MSSDGIGGDPCKQISVSENVEVTDRRLVCFEMGATGLNVDSNIELEDDPIPVEETPLVDKRKSKKPIAATSPFMEYDSSISSSKDGSVMELLSMWLGCVLSMIRLVKM, from the exons ATGTCTTCAGATGGAATTGGTGGTGATCCTTGTAAACAGATTTCAGTTTCTGAAAATGTTGAGGTTACGGATCGTCGTCTTGTTTGTTTtgag atggGTGCAACAGGTCTCAATGTTGATTCTAACATTGAACTTGAAGATGACCCAATTCCCGTTGAAGAAACTCCTCTTGTTGACAAGAGGAAATCTAAGAAACCCATAGCGGCGACGTCTCCGTTTATGGAGTATGACTCTTCCATTTCTAGTTCTAAAGATGGTTCGGTTATGGAGTTGTTAAGTATGTGGCTGGGTTGTGTCCTCTCGATGATAAGATTGGTGAAGATGTAG